One Candidatus Poribacteria bacterium genomic window, GGTTGCGAGCCGCCGACTGTACCGGCTCATCTACGGCTCCCATCCGTACGGTTCACAGCCGACGGAGAAGTCGATCCAGTCGATCACGAGGGATGACCTGGTCGAGTTCCACAGGAAGCACTATCGTCCGGAGAACCTCTGGCTTGCGGTCAGCGGCGACTTCCGTCGGGACGCGATCATTGAGCTGCTGACGCAGGCGTTGGGCGGCTGGCAGTCGTCCGGCGAGGCGGTTGCGGAGCCGCCCCAGGCTACCGACGCGCGCAACGCAGGCGTCTACCACATCGAGAAGGACCTGAATCAGACGAGCGTCCTGATGGGACATCTCGGAATCACCCGGACCAACCCCGACGTGTACGCCGTGACCGTCATGAACTACATCCTCGGCGGCGGCGGATTCACGTCGCGGCTGATGCGCGAGGTGCGGTCGAACCGTGGGCTCGCTTACTACGCGCAGTCGGTGTTCCGCCGTCGTGCGCTGAGAGGGATCTTCCTCGCCGGCAGCAGCACGAAGTCCGAGACCACCGTTCAGGCGATCGAGTTGATGCGCGACCTGATGGCGAGTATGCGCGAAGGCGACGTGAGCGACGAAGAGCTCGATCTGGCGAGGAACTCCATCGTCAACTCGTTCATCTTCGCGTACACCTCCAATGAGCAGATTGTCAGCCAAGACATGGCAGTCGCTTACCACGGGTACCCGGAAGACTTCCTGTCGGCGTACACGAAGCGCATCCAGACCGTGTCCGTTGCGGACGTGCGGCGAGTCGCGCAGCAGTACCTACAGCCGGATGCGCTGACGATCGTTACCGTGGGGAGGGAAGGGAGTTTCGGACGAGCGTTGTCGGATATCGGACCGGTGACGCACGTTTCGTTGACCGACGGTGAGTGACATCGACAGGGAGGTCGGTTCCGGTGACGCAATCGCCTGCGGCGGTCGCCGCCTACGAACGGGACGGCTACGCCGTGTTCCGCAACGTCCTCGATGCGGACCTGGTCGGCGAAGCCAGCGCCCATGTGGATTGGCTCCTCGAAAAGAACCCGCACCTGAGGCCTGAGCATCTAGGGCACACGCTCGTACGGAACGACCCGTTCTGGGTCCGCCTGATCAGCGACAGCCGTTTGCTCGACGTTGCCGAGCTCTTCGTGGGACCTGACATCGCGCTCTTCGCATCCCACTACATCAGCAAGCCGCCGTCGGATGGTCAGCCTGTCCTCTGGCATCAGGACGGGAGTTATTGGCCCCTCGATCCGATGGAGGTCGTGACGCTGTGGCTCGCGGTCGATGATTCGACGCCGGAGAATGGGTGCATGCGGGTCGTTCCTGGCACGCAGCATGCCGAATTGCGCCCGATGGAACGGCGTACGGATGTCGCCAACGTCCTGAGCTCCGGCATGGATGTGAGCGCGGAGGACGAGGCGCGGGCGGTCGACGTGATCCTGAACGCGGGAGATGTGTCGGTTCACCACCCGAATCTGATCCACGGGAGCAACGCGAACACCTCGTCGCGCAGGCGATGCGGTCTCACGATCCGCTACATCCCGACAACGACGCGCATCACCGTCAAGGCGTGGCCCAGCGCGTTCCTGCTGCGCGGCAAGGCAGTGCCGGAAGTCAACGACTACCTGGAAAGGCCGGTCTACGACCCGGTTCAGCACATGCCGTTCCGGGGCGCTGGCGTCATGTGACGGCTATTCGAGGTTGGCGTGGTTGTCCCAGATCGCCGCAGGATCGACGTCCCAGTCTTGGGCGAGCGCCATGGCGGCGGCGTCGAGGAGTAGAAGCAGCGTCTGCTCGAACCGGGCATTTCCTAGTTGCGATGACGGTCCCGACGCGATGGTGACCGTCAGGTGGGCGGCGTTCGCCAGCCTGGACGCAGGTCGAGCGGTGATCGCGGCGACCTCGGCGCCCAGTCTGCGAGCCCGTTCAGCATAGGCGCATGTAACCATGGTCTCGCCGGACCCGGAGCAGGCGACCAGGATATCTCCCGGCGCGATGGCGGGCACGGTGGTCTCGCCGACAACGTACGACGTACGCCCTAACTGAGAAACCCGCATGGCGAACGCCCTCGCAACCAAGCCGGTGCGCCCCTGCCCCGTCAGGAAGATCCGTTGCGCTCCGGCGACGCGTCGGACGAGCTCGCCGAAGCTTGCGCCCGACACGGACTCGAGGCTGGTATGGACCTCGGCGAGTATCTGAGGGGCTAGCGTGGCAAGCCGCGTCATCGCTTCACCTTCCGACGGCGCGCGGGATGCTCTGAACATCGGCTGCGGCGATCACCGCATCGAGGGCGTGATCGGCTGCGACATCGACGGAAACGCCGCAGCCGTGGACGTCGTTTGCGACCTCAACGTCTACCCGTACCCGTTCGCGGACGGTTCATTCCAGCGCATCGTCTGCCGCGACATCCTGGAGCACCTCGACGATGTGCCGCGAACAATCGCGGAGCTCCATCGCCTGCTCAAGCCCGGTGGTACCGTTGAGGTGCGCATTCCGCACTTCACGAGCATGGATGCGTACGCGGACCCGACACATCGGCACTATCTGTCAGCGCGCAGCCTCGACTTCTGCCTAGAGGGAACGTGCCGACCTGGTCTACGGACTGGTCGACGATTCCGTCTGGTGCGTCGCCGCATCGTATTCTATAGAATCTACCGGGTTCTTGGCATCGCGGCGTGGGCGAATCGGTTCCCAACTCGATGGGAAGGACACCTCGCCTTCATCTTCCCTGCCCAGTACGTCGAGTTCAGCCTGCAAGCCTTGCCGTCGGGTTCGCGCTAGCGCTGTGGATTCTCACCGATCAGTTCGACGAGCCGGTCCACCTTGGCTTCCAACGCAGCCATCCGCTGCTCATTGAGTAGCCGCCCAACATCTCGTCTGCTGACGTACTGCGCTGCCAAGATCCGATGCCTCTCGATGGCGAATCGGATCGCGTGCGATAGCAGGTATGCGTCCACATGACCCTTGATGAGGTAATCCTGTGCGCCCTCCTCCACAGCCCGCGCGATCGTCGTCTCGTCCTCCAAGCCGCTCATGACGACGGTCGGTACGGTCGGATCGACGGCGCACACCTGGACGACCGTGTCGATGCCCAGTCCGTCTGGGAGCGTCAGATCGAGCAGCGTGACGTCGATCCCTCCCGACCGAAGCCGCGACACGGCATCGGACACTCGCTGAACGTGCTCCACGCTGAAGGTGATACCGGACTCTGAGAGGTACTCCCGTACCAGCCGCGCATCGCCCGGATTGTCTTCAACCAGTAGTACCCTTATCGAAGCCGCTTCGCGCATCGAGACGCCTTTCTTGGGGCGGGAGCACCGCCGTACTCATCCAGAAATCGCTCACTGCCAACAGAGATCGCGCCAGCTGATCGAAGTCGTGCGGCTTGACGACGTACGCGTTGGCGTGTGCGTCATACGCCGCCCGGATGTCTCGGGCGTCCCGAGACGACGTCAAGACGATCACTGGGATCGTCCGCAAGGCTGGCTCCTGCTTGATTTCGCGCAAGACCTCCAGACCGTTCATCTTCGGCAGGTTGAGGTCTAGTATCACGAGGTTTGGCATCGCGCCGTTGCACTGCGCGCGCGACCGGATCGTCTCGAGCGCTCGGGCCCCGTCCGAAACGACCTGGATGGTGCACGGAGCCTCACATTCGGCGAACGCCTCCTGAACCAGTCGCACATCTCCCGGATTGTCCTCGATCAAAAGAACGTTCGTAGTTCGTCCGGGTTCGAAATCGACGTTCATTGGTGCGCCTCCGACTACGTGTCTCTGGGCAGCGTGAAGTGGAATGTCGATCCGACTCCATCTTCGGAGTCCACCCAGATCGTACCCCCGTGCCGTTCGACGATTCGCTTGCAGATCGCGAGCCCGATACCGGTTCCCTCGTATTCGTCTCGGGTGTGCAACCGCTGAAACATGTCGAAGATTCGAGCGCGATATTCCGGGGCAATACCGATTCCATTGTCCGAGACCGTAATCTCCCACACACCGTTCTGGCAAGACGCGGAGACGCGG contains:
- a CDS encoding insulinase family protein: MARERIKPAAMGLVVAACWAMLAANALGALPKELAFEPLEFTPPSPEHVTLPNGIRLFLLEDHELPVFDISAMIRTGDVFDPPGKEGLASLTATVLRTGGTESRTPDELNETLEFIAGSVGSSIEDDAARASLSVMASDIELGIELFADVLLHPAFREDKLELARNQALEGIRRQNDNPNQVASRRLYRLIYGSHPYGSQPTEKSIQSITRDDLVEFHRKHYRPENLWLAVSGDFRRDAIIELLTQALGGWQSSGEAVAEPPQATDARNAGVYHIEKDLNQTSVLMGHLGITRTNPDVYAVTVMNYILGGGGFTSRLMREVRSNRGLAYYAQSVFRRRALRGIFLAGSSTKSETTVQAIELMRDLMASMREGDVSDEELDLARNSIVNSFIFAYTSNEQIVSQDMAVAYHGYPEDFLSAYTKRIQTVSVADVRRVAQQYLQPDALTIVTVGREGSFGRALSDIGPVTHVSLTDGE
- a CDS encoding phytanoyl-CoA dioxygenase family protein, with product MTQSPAAVAAYERDGYAVFRNVLDADLVGEASAHVDWLLEKNPHLRPEHLGHTLVRNDPFWVRLISDSRLLDVAELFVGPDIALFASHYISKPPSDGQPVLWHQDGSYWPLDPMEVVTLWLAVDDSTPENGCMRVVPGTQHAELRPMERRTDVANVLSSGMDVSAEDEARAVDVILNAGDVSVHHPNLIHGSNANTSSRRRCGLTIRYIPTTTRITVKAWPSAFLLRGKAVPEVNDYLERPVYDPVQHMPFRGAGVM
- a CDS encoding SIS domain-containing protein; this encodes MFRASRAPSEGEAMTRLATLAPQILAEVHTSLESVSGASFGELVRRVAGAQRIFLTGQGRTGLVARAFAMRVSQLGRTSYVVGETTVPAIAPGDILVACSGSGETMVTCAYAERARRLGAEVAAITARPASRLANAAHLTVTIASGPSSQLGNARFEQTLLLLLDAAAMALAQDWDVDPAAIWDNHANLE
- a CDS encoding class I SAM-dependent methyltransferase, which translates into the protein MASRVIASPSDGARDALNIGCGDHRIEGVIGCDIDGNAAAVDVVCDLNVYPYPFADGSFQRIVCRDILEHLDDVPRTIAELHRLLKPGGTVEVRIPHFTSMDAYADPTHRHYLSARSLDFCLEGTCRPGLRTGRRFRLVRRRIVFYRIYRVLGIAAWANRFPTRWEGHLAFIFPAQYVEFSLQALPSGSR
- a CDS encoding response regulator is translated as MREAASIRVLLVEDNPGDARLVREYLSESGITFSVEHVQRVSDAVSRLRSGGIDVTLLDLTLPDGLGIDTVVQVCAVDPTVPTVVMSGLEDETTIARAVEEGAQDYLIKGHVDAYLLSHAIRFAIERHRILAAQYVSRRDVGRLLNEQRMAALEAKVDRLVELIGENPQR
- a CDS encoding response regulator, whose translation is MNVDFEPGRTTNVLLIEDNPGDVRLVQEAFAECEAPCTIQVVSDGARALETIRSRAQCNGAMPNLVILDLNLPKMNGLEVLREIKQEPALRTIPVIVLTSSRDARDIRAAYDAHANAYVVKPHDFDQLARSLLAVSDFWMSTAVLPPQERRLDARSGFDKGTTG